From the genome of Deinococcus sp. AJ005, one region includes:
- a CDS encoding DUF1517 domain-containing protein — protein MNVSGPSARRSQSRGLLIWLAALVLSLGALGLSGAVLAQSGGGFGGSSSGGGGGGGGSFGGSSSGGGGFSTGGGSYRGGGYSGPIIINGGGGYGYGGGGGGSGLIGIIIVGVLVFMVVGYMRNSLSAGGAGGTRGLGGALGSLSGTAQAVSVQLLLAEGDEVKKALQKVAQNGDPDTNAGLARMLQEAALVALRHPERWVYGNVERAQGAPNSADSQVGAWATEARSAFTDQTTSNYQNKDPKTGFAHQDGYKYKGDAGDMYLAVTIAVAAHALGNLPPAGVTNAAEARAALQIISSVNASDLIRAEVVWSPDVEGEFLSEDEAIMKYPKLTKL, from the coding sequence ATGAACGTCTCTGGACCCTCTGCCCGCCGTTCCCAATCGCGTGGCCTGTTGATCTGGCTGGCCGCCCTGGTGCTGTCTCTGGGCGCTCTGGGCCTTTCAGGAGCTGTCCTGGCGCAGTCTGGCGGCGGCTTCGGCGGCAGCAGTTCAGGTGGCGGTGGGGGCGGCGGCGGCAGTTTCGGGGGCAGCAGTTCCGGCGGCGGCGGCTTTTCCACGGGTGGCGGCAGCTACCGGGGCGGCGGCTACTCTGGCCCGATCATCATCAACGGCGGCGGGGGCTACGGTTACGGCGGTGGGGGCGGCGGCTCCGGCTTGATCGGAATCATTATCGTGGGCGTGCTGGTGTTTATGGTGGTGGGCTATATGCGCAACAGCCTGAGCGCAGGTGGGGCAGGCGGCACGCGGGGGCTGGGCGGCGCCCTGGGATCGCTGAGCGGCACTGCCCAGGCCGTCAGCGTGCAACTGCTGCTGGCCGAGGGCGACGAGGTTAAAAAGGCACTGCAAAAGGTGGCCCAGAACGGAGATCCCGACACCAACGCCGGGTTGGCCCGCATGCTTCAGGAAGCCGCGCTAGTGGCCCTGCGCCACCCCGAACGCTGGGTCTACGGCAACGTGGAACGCGCCCAGGGTGCGCCCAATTCCGCCGACAGTCAGGTGGGGGCCTGGGCCACCGAGGCCCGCTCGGCCTTCACCGATCAGACCACCAGCAACTACCAGAACAAGGACCCCAAAACGGGCTTTGCCCACCAGGACGGCTACAAATACAAGGGCGACGCGGGCGACATGTATCTGGCCGTAACCATCGCCGTGGCTGCCCACGCGCTGGGCAACCTGCCTCCTGCCGGGGTCACCAACGCCGCCGAGGCCAGGGCCGCCCTGCAAATCATCAGCAGCGTCAACGCCTCGGACCTGATCCGGGCTGAAGTGGTCTGGAGTCCCGATGTGGAGGGTGAATTTCTGAGCGAGGACGAGGCGATCATGAAGTACCCGAAGCTGACCAAGTTGTAG
- a CDS encoding HNH endonuclease: MARRLPPSNWPPPPQTAPACALCGRAAPHLTEHHLIPRSQGRRRGTKISELPTVMLCGPCHKFLHRTFSNVELAQEYSAVDTLLEHTDVRRFVTWIKRQPASRSVRVR; the protein is encoded by the coding sequence ATGGCCCGCCGCCTGCCTCCCTCCAACTGGCCGCCGCCCCCGCAGACTGCGCCCGCCTGCGCGCTGTGTGGGCGGGCCGCGCCGCACCTGACCGAGCATCACCTGATTCCGCGTTCGCAGGGGCGCAGGCGTGGAACAAAAATCTCCGAATTGCCCACGGTCATGCTGTGCGGGCCGTGCCACAAATTTCTGCACCGCACCTTCAGCAACGTCGAACTGGCGCAGGAGTACAGCGCCGTGGACACGCTGCTGGAGCATACAGATGTGCGCCGCTTCGTGACGTGGATTAAAAGGCAGCCCGCCAGCCGAAGCGTGCGGGTGCGGTAA
- a CDS encoding cytochrome c4, with translation MQRTIRLLLWLAVPLALFIPAISALAQSGAGAAPPAGNPLALTFKTPDPAHGKEISQSCQGCHGVGLASMNKDIPGLAGQHSSYTRLQLAAFRAKLRPSQVMWQQAANLSDQDIADIAAYTGSLQPGPAWKVDDEAVRAKGEALFHMGDSKRNIIACAICHGDNGRGDDRLGVASITNLSPEYGEEILHEFKDAPGYGIPHPDAMRIILRPMNDDDLKAVATYISSMQK, from the coding sequence ATGCAGCGCACCATCCGATTGTTGTTGTGGCTCGCCGTTCCGCTCGCCCTTTTTATCCCCGCGATCTCGGCGCTGGCGCAGTCGGGTGCAGGCGCTGCCCCGCCAGCCGGAAATCCCCTGGCCCTGACCTTCAAGACTCCCGACCCAGCCCACGGCAAGGAGATCTCGCAGAGCTGCCAGGGGTGCCACGGAGTCGGGCTGGCGAGCATGAACAAAGACATTCCCGGTCTGGCCGGACAGCATTCCAGCTATACCCGGCTGCAACTCGCGGCCTTCCGGGCCAAGTTGCGGCCCAGTCAGGTGATGTGGCAGCAGGCCGCCAACCTCTCGGATCAGGACATCGCGGATATCGCCGCCTACACCGGGAGCTTGCAACCCGGACCCGCCTGGAAAGTGGACGACGAGGCGGTGCGCGCCAAAGGTGAGGCGCTGTTCCACATGGGCGACAGCAAACGCAACATCATCGCCTGCGCCATCTGCCACGGCGACAATGGCCGGGGCGATGACCGCCTGGGCGTGGCCAGCATCACCAACCTGTCGCCGGAATACGGCGAGGAAATCCTGCACGAGTTCAAGGACGCCCCTGGCTACGGCATTCCCCACCCCGACGCCATGCGGATCATCCTGCGCCCCATGAACGACGATGACCTCAAGGCTGTCGCCACCTATATCAGCAGCATGCAGAAATAA